Proteins encoded within one genomic window of uncultured Methanobrevibacter sp.:
- a CDS encoding C1 family peptidase — protein MYKKYVIFAFLLLLIIPLSFAADNETALTVDSDDSLVVPNSEDVLKASNDYYFNASAETDGNGSLDNPFKYLTADRIKANCNIHLSNGEYQLDKAKSIDKVNIYGSDVEKTIIQYNGIGFTVSSSLTIQNVTFTDMSITNYGDITANNTVFSYGSGSKPDDYGNNFGGAIYSHESYPNAHVTLNNCTFEHNFAVYGGAIYMGNGYLEVIDTIFNSNMAYNYGGAIACEKAKNVTISKSKFYNSISVDDAGGAIYLRLSPFTGKSIEFVNSSSTFGSAITSLNSAVSIANANFENNSAKWDGGAVYHMYGDFTLTGSKFTNNSARNGGALFIDNSTSLYMRSNIFTNNTASYAAGAIYSLLNKLKSPIEPYNIFKDNFAYYMDDIFDTSQLNLTIGNGNYSMYKANPVEIEVLPSKYNLIDEGYTTPVKNQESGGNCWAFAAIAVIESCILKANGTSIDLSEENMKNLMALYSDYGWNYDVNSGGNDYLVRGYLTSWLGPVLEIDDLHDDNSAVSPVIDSILHIQNILFLKRDNFTENDAIKKALMQYGAVSTSFAFYYSYLRNNNYYCYNVMDCNHAVTIVGWDDNYSKSNFYRGSSIEGDGAWIVKNSWGPNWGNKGYFYVSYYDKNFARPGVSDASYTIIFNDTIKYDKNYQYDISGMSDYFLNSSSSVWYKNMFEATDDEYLAAVSTYFEKNTNWTAYIYVNDELKLVKEGKSNPGYYTIDLNRLIPLNIGDVFEVVFNIKVDSEAAFPISEATNFNKLIYKPGISYMSYDGENWQDLFELSWTYPGHYYLSQVACIKAFTVLDEIKTTLNLTVEFNNQNPANITAKVLDQYGNPLKSGEVTFNVNNDYYSVNVVDGIALLHYAFSEVFNNIYALFESDGYISSQNYTDFFIEKYKLGIDFNITQKLNNIVLDIIAMDKINNTAKLFINEQEYIITFADGKYSLNLTELENGIYNLTLDITFPFESIYENNTVNGTFVIDMKNSKILAGDLLITDEDEMNYTVFLFDENDNPLLNKTLEVILNGEIYNLTTDGDGRAVMPLNLNPGSYNVDINFKGDNNYFNSNATSNIVLKRHVLIDLGIDKVRNNITLNINISKQINDTLTVVINNKTEIIEVKNGTSSLNLINLDNDVYNVTVDINGLFYVYDNDSTGFIVDVRRTQIIADDAVISDEGQNYTVLLVDEFNNTLSNKSVELVVDGMTYNAFTDINGQAVFLVELNVGDYVSAINFNGDNDYIESDSSSNFKVKTKVDINLTSVVTQNNVLVSINISKMITDYLTLIINNDTTTVKVINGMARHRLFNLENGIYNLSVNLNNDIYMYNEVLSEFEIDVIHTQILAEDLITDDESTLNYTIYLMGNDGNPVLNKSFEINMNGSYYNQKTDDDGKIILPLNLKSGIYALNIAFKGDDKYIGSNNSTTIKVKTKVNLGMEIDKFANNVTLTFNLSKAVNDTLNVVINDDSYLVGVVDGVGYLSFFDLVNGVYDVSVNLDEDDYEFDVAEAQFVIDMKEINILCDDIVINDEDYFIYNVTLIDGNNQLIVGKEAEIILDGAVINNKTDSNGQIFIPINLTSGIYTLTVNVAGDDSYFKNTSSSVINVKSKVVIDLSIDKFANNVTLAFNLSKAVNDTLTVGINIDSYGVGVVDGVGYLTLFDLVNGIYVVNVGLDDNIYDFNAVSGQFVVDVRKTEIIMDDLFINDEDFINYTISLIDEDLNSIKNRSIIINLNGTVYNLFTDMNGQVVIPVNLKPGNYEVTTEFMGDDSYFKSSSSSVVKVKSKVTINLNWNMFLNNVDLVFNMSKAVNDTLTINLNNNSYVVSVVDGVGRLSLFDLANGVYDVNAALDDKVYDYDTVRDKFVVDVKETVILLDDLVINDEDFINYTISLTDGEGDALLNRSVALTIGGQFYNLTTDSNGQVIIPVNLKPGSYEVKAEFMGDDSYFKSMNSSVINVKSKVVIFLNRSISLNNVDLVFNLSKAVNDTLTINLNNNSYVVSVVDGVGCLSLFDLANGVYDVNAALDDKVYDYDTVSDKFVVDVKETVILLDDLVINDEDFINYAISLTDGEGDALLNRSVALTIGEQYYNLTTDSNGQVIIPVNLKPGSYEVKAEFMGDDSHFKTSNVSSINVKCKVSIDLSIEKSANNLSMTIDLSKSINDTLTVVINNKTYEITVDDNQASLSLSNLENSVYDVYISLDEDFYDFNHIESQFIIDFKQSRIIANDLTVTENELAIFNITLIDENSNPVTNRSVEFNLNGKDYIKTTDMNGKASLLVYLSEGIYDIISQFRGDDNYSKFSITNKIMVEALKNTTASPDNFITDTIIKLNSSFPNETFVVTINDKIYSVDVNNFTEALPLNNISNGIYDVTISLNDTDDPYFKNITSQFVIDIKDSKIISADLTAYHNYKSTYSIILTDLDGNALAGKLVAFDLNGVRTSVLSDGYGQAIFEFELPVGTYYINVSYSGDVYQYYSSSVSNLIIVKSAIVEIDSTTKTYNSKYMVKFLDNAGNPLRNSNVVYTIDDVTYVKSTDAQGYLSADILQTPGNHTLTLTNPINNETLTKNISVIPRIAQNNNLVMYEYAGKYYKVLVLDDNGNPVKSGEIVQMILNGKTYNVKTNVDGYASLKVNLKNKVYTITTKYKGYSVSNKITVKPVLITKNVAVKYGKKITFKVKLLDKKGKILKNKKITFKFRGKKYIVKTNKKGYATLTLKLKLRAGNYKIYTSYGKSKATNKITIKK, from the coding sequence TTGTACAAAAAGTATGTCATTTTTGCATTTTTGCTGCTTCTCATTATTCCATTGAGTTTTGCAGCGGATAATGAAACAGCACTGACAGTTGATAGTGATGATTCACTTGTCGTTCCTAATTCAGAGGATGTCCTAAAAGCTTCAAATGATTATTATTTCAATGCATCAGCTGAAACAGACGGTAACGGGTCACTGGATAATCCTTTTAAATATCTGACTGCTGATAGAATCAAAGCTAATTGCAATATTCATCTTTCCAATGGTGAATATCAATTGGACAAAGCAAAATCCATTGATAAAGTCAATATTTACGGTAGTGATGTTGAAAAAACAATAATACAATATAATGGTATAGGTTTTACAGTAAGCAGCAGTCTGACAATTCAAAATGTGACTTTTACAGACATGTCAATTACCAATTATGGAGATATTACTGCAAATAATACTGTTTTTAGCTATGGTTCTGGTTCTAAGCCTGATGACTATGGAAATAACTTCGGAGGAGCAATATATTCTCATGAAAGTTACCCGAATGCCCATGTAACTCTAAATAACTGTACTTTTGAACATAATTTTGCAGTTTATGGCGGTGCAATCTATATGGGTAACGGTTATCTTGAAGTAATTGATACAATTTTCAATTCAAACATGGCATATAATTACGGTGGGGCGATAGCCTGTGAAAAAGCAAAAAATGTAACTATTTCCAAATCCAAGTTTTATAATTCAATATCTGTAGATGACGCCGGCGGAGCTATTTATCTAAGATTATCTCCTTTTACAGGAAAAAGCATTGAATTTGTAAATTCCTCTTCAACATTCGGTTCAGCTATTACTTCACTTAACTCAGCGGTTTCAATTGCAAATGCCAATTTTGAAAATAACTCTGCTAAATGGGACGGTGGTGCAGTTTATCACATGTACGGTGATTTTACCCTAACAGGTTCCAAGTTCACAAATAACTCAGCACGTAACGGGGGTGCATTATTTATTGATAATTCAACTTCATTATATATGAGATCCAATATATTTACCAACAACACAGCATCTTATGCCGCAGGGGCTATTTATTCTCTTTTAAATAAATTAAAAAGCCCTATTGAACCATATAACATTTTTAAGGATAACTTTGCATATTATATGGATGACATCTTTGATACATCCCAACTCAATTTGACAATTGGAAATGGAAACTATAGTATGTATAAAGCAAATCCTGTTGAAATTGAAGTTCTGCCTTCAAAATATAATCTGATTGATGAAGGATACACAACACCTGTTAAAAACCAGGAATCAGGAGGTAATTGCTGGGCATTTGCTGCAATAGCGGTTATAGAGTCATGTATTTTAAAGGCAAACGGTACTTCCATAGATCTCTCAGAAGAAAACATGAAAAATTTAATGGCATTATACTCAGATTATGGATGGAATTATGATGTAAATTCAGGAGGTAATGATTATCTTGTTCGGGGATACCTTACAAGTTGGTTAGGTCCTGTTTTGGAAATCGATGATTTGCATGATGACAATTCAGCAGTTTCCCCAGTAATTGACAGTATATTGCATATTCAAAATATCCTATTTTTAAAACGTGACAATTTCACTGAAAATGATGCAATTAAAAAAGCGTTAATGCAGTATGGTGCAGTTTCAACTTCTTTTGCTTTTTATTACAGTTATTTGAGGAATAATAATTATTATTGCTATAATGTCATGGATTGTAATCATGCAGTAACCATTGTAGGATGGGATGATAACTATTCTAAATCAAACTTTTACAGGGGAAGTTCTATTGAAGGTGATGGTGCATGGATTGTAAAAAACAGCTGGGGTCCGAATTGGGGAAATAAAGGATATTTCTACGTTTCATATTATGATAAGAACTTTGCAAGACCTGGAGTTAGTGATGCTTCTTATACAATAATCTTTAATGACACTATAAAATATGATAAAAACTATCAGTATGATATTTCCGGAATGAGTGATTACTTTTTAAACTCTTCCAGTTCTGTTTGGTATAAAAATATGTTTGAAGCAACAGATGATGAATATCTTGCTGCAGTTTCAACTTATTTTGAAAAAAATACTAATTGGACAGCTTATATTTATGTAAATGATGAGCTAAAACTTGTTAAAGAAGGAAAATCCAATCCAGGTTACTATACAATTGACCTGAATCGTCTCATTCCGTTAAATATTGGAGATGTTTTTGAAGTTGTTTTCAATATAAAAGTTGACAGTGAAGCTGCTTTTCCAATATCTGAGGCAACTAACTTTAACAAATTAATATATAAACCAGGAATTTCTTATATGAGTTATGACGGTGAAAACTGGCAGGATTTATTTGAGCTTTCCTGGACATATCCTGGACATTACTATCTTTCACAGGTGGCATGCATTAAAGCATTCACTGTTTTGGATGAAATTAAAACCACTTTGAATTTGACTGTAGAATTCAACAATCAAAATCCTGCAAATATCACTGCAAAAGTTTTAGATCAATACGGAAATCCTCTAAAAAGCGGTGAAGTAACATTCAATGTAAATAATGATTATTACAGTGTTAATGTTGTAGATGGAATTGCCCTGCTTCATTATGCTTTTTCAGAAGTTTTTAACAATATCTACGCACTATTTGAAAGTGACGGCTATATATCTTCACAAAATTACACAGATTTCTTCATTGAGAAATATAAATTAGGCATTGATTTCAATATAACTCAAAAATTGAATAATATCGTCCTTGATATAATAGCTATGGATAAAATCAACAATACAGCTAAACTCTTTATCAATGAACAGGAGTATATAATTACCTTTGCTGACGGAAAATACTCATTGAACTTAACGGAATTGGAAAATGGAATATATAATTTAACATTAGATATCACATTCCCATTCGAATCAATATATGAAAATAACACTGTAAACGGTACCTTTGTAATAGATATGAAAAACTCAAAAATCCTTGCAGGGGATTTGCTAATCACAGATGAGGATGAAATGAATTACACAGTATTTTTATTTGATGAAAATGATAATCCTCTTTTAAATAAGACTCTTGAAGTAATTCTGAATGGTGAAATCTATAATCTGACAACTGACGGTGATGGTCGTGCTGTAATGCCATTGAATTTAAATCCTGGCTCATATAATGTTGACATTAATTTTAAAGGGGACAATAATTACTTCAATTCAAATGCAACATCAAATATTGTACTTAAAAGACATGTTTTAATTGATTTAGGAATTGATAAAGTTCGAAATAACATAACCTTAAACATTAACATTTCAAAACAAATAAATGATACATTAACTGTTGTAATTAACAATAAAACAGAAATAATTGAAGTTAAAAATGGTACATCTTCATTAAATTTAATTAATTTGGATAATGATGTTTATAATGTTACTGTTGATATAAATGGTCTATTTTATGTTTATGATAATGATTCAACCGGTTTTATAGTTGATGTAAGGCGCACACAAATTATTGCAGATGATGCAGTAATATCAGATGAAGGTCAAAATTATACTGTTCTATTAGTGGATGAATTTAACAATACTCTGTCAAATAAGTCTGTTGAACTTGTTGTGGATGGAATGACTTATAATGCATTCACTGACATTAACGGTCAGGCAGTATTTTTAGTTGAGTTAAATGTTGGAGATTATGTTTCAGCCATTAACTTTAATGGAGATAATGATTATATAGAATCAGATTCTTCAAGTAATTTCAAGGTTAAAACAAAAGTGGATATAAATTTAACCTCTGTGGTCACTCAGAATAATGTCCTGGTTTCAATAAACATATCTAAAATGATTACTGACTATTTGACATTAATCATTAATAATGATACAACCACAGTTAAAGTCATTAACGGAATGGCAAGACACAGATTATTCAATTTGGAAAATGGTATATATAATTTATCCGTTAACTTGAATAATGATATTTACATGTATAATGAGGTTTTATCAGAATTTGAAATTGATGTTATTCATACTCAGATTTTAGCAGAGGATTTAATAACTGATGATGAAAGTACTCTAAATTATACAATTTATCTGATGGGTAATGATGGCAATCCTGTTTTAAATAAGTCTTTTGAAATAAATATGAATGGAAGTTATTATAATCAAAAAACCGATGATGACGGTAAAATAATCCTTCCTTTAAATCTCAAATCAGGCATATATGCTTTAAACATTGCATTTAAAGGTGATGATAAATATATCGGATCAAATAATTCAACAACAATTAAAGTCAAAACAAAAGTAAATCTTGGTATGGAAATTGATAAATTTGCCAATAATGTTACTTTGACTTTTAATTTGTCTAAAGCTGTTAATGATACTTTAAATGTTGTAATTAATGATGATTCTTATCTTGTTGGTGTTGTTGATGGTGTTGGTTATTTAAGTTTCTTTGATTTGGTTAATGGGGTTTATGATGTTAGTGTTAATTTAGACGAAGATGATTATGAGTTTGATGTTGCAGAAGCTCAATTTGTAATTGATATGAAAGAAATTAACATTTTGTGTGATGATATTGTTATTAATGATGAAGATTATTTCATTTATAATGTTACTTTAATTGATGGTAATAATCAGTTAATTGTTGGTAAAGAAGCTGAAATTATATTGGATGGTGCTGTTATTAATAATAAAACTGATAGTAATGGTCAGATTTTTATTCCAATTAATTTAACTTCTGGAATTTATACATTGACTGTCAATGTTGCTGGTGATGATTCTTATTTCAAAAACACTTCCTCCAGTGTTATAAATGTTAAAAGTAAAGTTGTTATTGATTTAAGTATTGATAAATTTGCCAATAATGTTACTTTGGCTTTTAATTTGTCTAAAGCTGTTAATGATACATTGACTGTTGGAATTAATATTGATTCTTATGGTGTTGGTGTTGTTGATGGTGTTGGTTATTTAACTTTGTTTGATTTGGTTAATGGAATTTATGTGGTTAATGTTGGTCTAGATGATAATATTTATGATTTTAATGCTGTAAGTGGTCAGTTTGTTGTTGATGTTAGAAAAACTGAGATTATAATGGATGATTTATTCATTAATGATGAGGATTTCATCAATTACACAATTTCTCTCATAGATGAAGATTTAAATTCCATAAAAAACAGGTCAATTATAATTAATTTAAATGGGACTGTTTATAATTTATTTACAGACATGAATGGTCAAGTTGTAATTCCAGTTAACTTAAAACCTGGAAATTATGAAGTTACAACTGAGTTTATGGGCGATGATTCTTATTTCAAATCCAGTAGCAGCAGCGTTGTTAAAGTCAAATCTAAAGTAACTATTAATTTAAATTGGAATATGTTTTTAAATAATGTTGATTTGGTATTTAATATGTCTAAAGCTGTTAATGATACTTTGACTATTAATTTAAACAATAATTCTTATGTTGTTAGTGTTGTTGATGGTGTTGGTCGTTTAAGTTTGTTTGATTTGGCTAATGGGGTTTATGATGTTAATGCAGCTCTAGATGATAAGGTTTATGATTATGATACTGTAAGGGATAAGTTTGTTGTTGATGTTAAGGAAACTGTGATTTTATTGGATGATTTAGTTATTAATGATGAGGATTTCATTAATTACACAATTTCTCTAACTGATGGGGAGGGTGATGCTCTTTTAAATAGGTCTGTTGCTTTAACTATTGGTGGACAATTTTATAATTTAACTACTGATAGTAATGGTCAGGTTATTATTCCAGTTAACTTAAAACCTGGTAGTTATGAAGTTAAGGCTGAATTTATGGGTGATGATTCTTATTTCAAATCTATGAACAGTAGTGTTATTAATGTTAAATCTAAAGTTGTTATTTTCTTAAATAGAAGTATTTCTTTAAATAATGTTGATTTGGTATTTAATTTGTCTAAAGCTGTTAATGATACTTTGACTATTAATTTAAACAATAATTCTTATGTTGTTAGTGTTGTTGATGGTGTTGGTTGTTTAAGTTTGTTTGATTTGGCTAATGGGGTTTATGATGTTAATGCAGCTTTAGATGATAAGGTTTATGATTATGATACTGTAAGTGATAAGTTTGTTGTTGATGTTAAGGAAACTGTGATTTTATTGGATGATTTAGTTATTAATGATGAGGATTTCATCAATTACGCAATTTCTCTAACTGATGGGGAGGGTGATGCTCTTTTAAATAGGTCTGTTGCTTTAACAATCGGTGAGCAATATTATAATTTAACTACTGATAGTAATGGTCAGGTTATTATTCCAGTTAACTTAAAACCTGGTAGTTATGAAGTTAAAGCTGAATTTATGGGTGATGATTCTCATTTCAAAACCAGCAATGTCAGTTCTATTAATGTCAAATGCAAAGTCTCAATTGATTTAAGCATTGAAAAATCAGCAAATAATCTCAGTATGACTATTGATTTATCCAAATCCATAAATGATACATTAACTGTTGTAATCAATAATAAAACCTATGAAATTACTGTTGATGATAATCAGGCTTCTTTAAGTCTATCCAATCTCGAAAATTCAGTTTATGATGTTTATATCAGTTTAGATGAGGATTTCTATGATTTCAATCATATTGAATCTCAGTTTATAATTGATTTTAAACAATCAAGAATAATTGCAAATGATTTGACAGTTACGGAAAATGAATTGGCTATTTTCAATATAACCTTGATTGATGAAAATTCAAATCCTGTAACTAATCGTTCTGTTGAATTTAACTTGAATGGAAAAGATTATATCAAAACTACTGATATGAACGGTAAAGCATCATTATTGGTTTATTTAAGTGAAGGAATCTATGATATTATCTCACAATTCAGAGGCGATGATAACTATTCCAAATTCTCTATTACAAATAAAATCATGGTTGAAGCTCTTAAAAACACTACTGCCAGTCCTGATAATTTCATCACGGATACTATAATTAAATTAAACTCTTCATTCCCAAATGAAACATTTGTAGTAACAATTAATGATAAAATCTACTCTGTGGATGTTAACAATTTCACTGAAGCCCTGCCGTTGAATAATATTTCAAATGGAATTTATGATGTAACTATATCCTTGAATGACACTGATGATCCATATTTCAAAAATATTACTTCTCAATTTGTCATTGACATTAAGGATTCTAAAATCATTTCAGCTGATTTAACAGCTTATCATAATTACAAATCCACTTATTCAATCATATTAACTGATTTGGATGGTAATGCTTTAGCAGGTAAACTTGTAGCATTTGATTTAAATGGTGTAAGGACAAGTGTGCTTTCAGATGGGTATGGTCAGGCTATTTTTGAGTTTGAGCTTCCTGTTGGAACATATTATATTAACGTCAGCTATTCCGGTGATGTTTATCAGTATTATTCCAGTTCAGTTTCCAATTTAATCATTGTTAAAAGTGCAATTGTTGAAATTGATTCAACAACAAAGACATACAACTCTAAATATATGGTTAAATTCCTTGATAATGCAGGAAATCCTTTGAGAAATTCAAATGTTGTCTACACTATAGATGATGTGACC